TATACACATGACGCAACGCGTTATCAAACTGTAGGAAGGGTATCAGACCATTTTTTCCGGTCGAACGTCGGCCTTTTCCTTGCGGCCGGCGTTGAAGATGCGGTATCCCCAATCCAGGCGAACAAAAGCGAAGAGCATCAAGACGATCAAGGCGAGAAAGCCGATGGCCAGTTTCGTATTGTGCACTTCCCGAACGAATATTTTGCCCTGACCCACCGGGGGGATTTCCTTGGGCGTCAGCGGTAGGCCGTAACGCGTGGCAAGGCGTTCGATATTCAGCAAATGGACGACGGGAACACCTTTGAGAATGAAGTTGCCCATGACCGAATCGACACGGGATACGCCCGAAGGCGCGGTGCGGTTCAAGCCGGCGTGGAAGAGCTTGCGGCCCAATCGCGCGCCGACCGAAGCCGTGCCGCCGCCGACGTTGATATACGCCTTGATCTCACGGCCGGCGGCCCACTCGCGGTAAATATCCATGCGCTCGCTCACGCTCTCCTGGTAGCTGTCGGTACGAATCGGGTAAAGGCCGCTGCGGTCTATGGCGCGATCCACCACGCGCCGCCCCGCTTTGGAAAGACCCAGGCCACGGTCTTCGAGGCCGCCGCGGGAAATAGCTGCAGAGCGGTACTTGAACACGCCCTCCTTGAACAAGTATTTTTCCATATCGGGCCATAGGAATTTGGGATTATTGGCGCCCCATTGGGAAGAACCGGTGCTGCTGATAATGATGGCCTCAAGATCGATCGCCTGTAACGCCGCGTGGACGCAGAGGTTCAGAGCGGGGTAAGAGCCGGACATTCCCACGGCGACCAAGTCGCCCGATTCCACGTCGCCCCGACGCAAAAAATGGACGATCAGCGCCGCGAAATTCGGATTGATGGTCGTCTGCTTAGCCGGTAGATGGCCGGGGTTGGTGGTGACCGATGAAAGCAACTGTCCGATGAGATAAGAATCGGTTGGATCGGCATCGGGATCGAGTTGCACGCCACGCCGCTTGGCTTCGATTTTCAACGCTTTGAAAGAGTCCATCGCAATACGCGCGGCCTGGACTTTTTCTTTGAAGAACGGCTGTTCCTGTTGGATGCGGTTTTTTTCCACGAGCAGCAAGCCGGCCAAGGCGACAACCGCGATCAAGAATAATGCCCGCACCGAAACGCGTTGCGGTCGCCAATACAGCCTCTTCATGTAAGTAGCTCCGGACCGGCGGTGAGGATCAAGATGAGGCGCACGCAGGAAGCCACGATGAGCATCGAAGCCATCGTTTGCAGCACCCCTTGGCGATCCATCCAAATAGCGATCAGCCCCGGAATAACGAAGCCGATGACGGTGAATTCTTCCATCGGCAGTTGCAGCCACTGGCGCACGGCCATGCCCAGCAGATAGCCGATCAGAATCATCAGCGCCGAACGCCGTCGACCGTAGATGATCATGAACGAGGTGAGGGCGCGCACGATGCCGAAGGTGGCCAGGGCGACCGCGACGGTGATCGCCACATCCCACGGGCTGTTGAGATACAAAGCGACATAACCGGGAACGATCAAGCCGCCGGACGCTATCCCGAACAATTCGGTAAACAACATCCCGACGACAAGGCCGATTCCCACCGAGAGTGACAGCAATTCAGTCATGCGGCGCCTCCCAATACGGCCCGATTTTTGAAGTAACGAACCAGCGGCAAGCCCGGCCCGCCAATATTGCCCATGCCGATCACGAGCGCCGATCTACCACACACTTCGACGATGCTCTCAAACACTTCGTCGACGCCCATTTGGTCGACGAATACGAAGCGGCGAGGGCCGATATTGCGCTTGCTCGCCAAACTCGCGAAGTGGTAGGCACCGGTCCCCATGAGCAGCACCGAGTCGGCATCGTGCCAGAATGTGGCGTCTTGTACCATTTGCGCGGTGCGTGAAGGCCGGTCGGCCCGCATGTTAAACACGGCGATCACCCGATCGAGGTCGGGGTGCCGGGCGCGGGCCATATTCCAGACGCGCTCGGTGGATTCGGGGTCGTTAGCCGCGAAACCGTTGGCGAAATAAATTTGGCGTCCGAAGAAGTCAACTACGTACACCGACATGGCGCCGGGGTCCGGCTGGGCTTTCCACATCCCACGCATGGCGGTGTCGCGATCCACTCCGAAATGCTCGAGCACTTTGAGGCAAAGGGCGACATTTTCAGCGTGTTCGGTATACAGGAAGCGGTCGAGTTCGGCCTGCGTCACGGCGGCCACGTCCTGCCGGGTCGTGGCGATCAACTCGGTGCCTCGGTCGCGCGCGGCCATTTCCAGAATGTCGTAATGGCGCTGCTCAGCGGTGAACGCGACGCCTCCGGCCGGAAGGATGCCCGCCAAGGTCCTAGCCACGTCGGCCTCGGTCGGTCCCATCACGTCGAGGTGATCGGCGCGGCAGTTGGTGATCACGGCGTGGGTGGCGCGCACGAGCTTGTTCTCGCTGATCCAATGTAACTCGGGCTGCAGCGCCATGCATTCGATCACCAACGCTTCGCAACCCATTTCCGCGGCGGCGGCGATGATGCGCTTTTGTTCGATAATGTTCGGGCCGGACGGGCGAAAAACGGGGATTTCCTCGCCGTCGGGCAAAATCATGCGGGCCAGAGTTCCGGTGGTTTTCGCGGCGGTGATGGTGCCGGCCTCGCGCAGCCCGGCGGCAAGTAGGCGGGTCACGCTGGATTTTCCGCGGGTTCCGGCCACGTGGATCCGCTTCGGAATGCGTGACAACCACCGGTAGTGGCTGAAACGTTCCAATATCCCGAGGCTCAAAAATCCGCCGGTAATAGCGGATAGAACTTCAAAAGCGGTCAACAAATCAGCCGCAACCTCCTTTTTACAAAGCGATTTTCGCGACTGCCGATAAGAGAAAGGTGTAACACCGCGGACTTGCTTTGTAAATCAAAAATATGGTCGTGGGAGGCATCAGCGATTGCTCCTCGGCGACAAACTTGATAGATACTAGAAATCGTAACTTTGAGTTGACAGGATAAGATGTGGGCATTTACCATCAGCGCTGTGCGGGAAAATCTAGTAAAATAAAAGAGTTCGATAGATAGAGATAGTGGTGTGACGACTTCTCGTTCCTTTAAGGAGGCGACGATGGCGGGTGAAACTCTGGATCTTCGCAGGGTCATTAACTCAGTGGCCACAGCATCGGAGCCGAGCAAGCAAGCAGAGATTCTCAACAATGCCTTGTCTCAAATCTCGATTCGTCAGGCGACTGATTACTGGTTGGATATATCCCGACGCGCCGTCGACGACTTAAGCTTTGCCAAGGCGTTTCTGGTTTTTCTAGATTTGCCGTTACTTGAAAAGGCGTTCGGCAAAAAAGCGATTTCCCAGCTCCACTTCACGCTGCGTGCTTCGGATAAGTATAAAGAACTTCTGAAGGTGCATGAGCAGATCGAGCAACTTGACGCAAAACTCGTAAGAACGCTTAAAGCCAAAGCAGCGATGATGCTGCAACTCATTTTTCTGGTTCGCGGTCAGGCGAAGGAAGAGGGCTTACCGGAGATGCGAATTACGGCACCGCAATTGGTGCTTCGCATTCTGGAAAGTCCGACCTTGCCCGAAAGAAAGATGCGTTTCGACCTCAACGATTACGGGCGGGCGTATTGGAACATGCTGATCGAACAGTTGAAGGAAGCCGATTTCCAAACCCGTGATGAAGTCGTTTACGAAATGCTGCTGACCGAGTCGCTCATCGATCAATACCAAAAAGGAACCATTCTGACCTCATCGGGCGCGGGCGGCGCGGGCGAAGCGCGTCTCTCGGACGCGGTGATGGTGCGCATGGGCACCAACATCATCAAACGCCTGAATCTGTTGCTGCGCACCACGCAGATGTATCAAAGCGCCGACCACCCGTCAGTTTCGGCCGCATTGCAGGCGATGTTGGGCACGATCGAAGACGCGATGCAGGGCCGCGACGGCCTTACCTTAAGCCGCGTCGGCGGCGATATTTTGATCGAAGACGTGAAAATCAAGCGCAAGGAAAAATTCATACTGGATTTCACGCAAGCCTTGGAAGAACGCAACGTCAACTCGCTAACGCTTAAACTCGGTATTTCGTTGGAAGAAGTGCGGGCGTTGCTCATGGTGTTTGCGCAAACCGACGCGCAAATCAAGAAAGCCGGCGGCGTCAAGCGCATCCTGGAAAGCAAGGGCGTCGGCCACGTCATCGTCGACCAGTTTACGTACGGCATTTTGGGTGAAGACGAGGAAGAGGAAGCCGAAAACATCGCGTCCGAAGAAAAGATGTTGGTAAACGTCGTGTTCGGCAAGGTGCTCGACAAACTGGCCGAAGGCAGCATTCAGCAACTCAGCCCGACCGAACTGGGCGCGATGATCAAGAATTTGATTTCCGCAGCGCTGCGACAAGACAAGGGCGTCAAGCGCACACTGGCGCAAATGATTATGGCTTTGGATCCGAAACTGGCCGAAGTGGCAGTGTTTTCCAAGGAAGGCGTGCGCGACGAAATCAACTGGTCTTCGGCCCGCAAGATGATCGACCATTTGGTCAACATTCTTGGCAAGGGGGCGGCCGAGACCCGCATCAACACCGTCTCCGATTTGGAGAAAATGGCCGAGCTGGCGATTAGTCGCAACAAAGAAACGAGTTTGATGCAGATCGTCGACTGCCTGGTTGAGCGTTTGCGCAAAGGCGAACGCGAAATTGAGGTGATCACTCGTTTGTTTGAGGCGTTGGCGATGATTTCGCGCTTTATGGTGCTCAGTAAGAAATACCCGCCGGTGATCAAAGTGCTGCGCTCGGTCAACAACATGGTCAACTACTACGAAAACCTGCCGGCCGAAAAGCGCGATGATTTCGCCAGAGCGGTCAGCGAATTAAGCGCCACGATGAAAACGGCGATCTCCACCGAGGAGGTCGTGCAGGCGTTAATTCGCGAATTGGACGGCGACAGCATGTCCGTCGTCGACAACGCGATGAAGATTCTCGAAACCCTAGCCACCGAGTCGGTCGTGGAAGGGTTGCTGGACGCTTTCACGCATCCATCTCGCAGCTTGCGCAACCGCGCCTTCCAGATTCTGACCGCCATGGGCGAGAAGAGCCTGCTGGTTTGCGCGATGAAACTCAAGAAGCTGGGCGAGATTGAAGAGTTTGCGCGCGACACCAACGGGAAGCTTACGGACGACGGCTTTTTCGTGGCGCGTAACGCGATGGACCTGATCGCGAAAATCGGCAGCAAGCGCGATGTCGATTTGATCCGCCGCATCTCCGACGACAACGACGGAAGACTGCGCGCCGAATCCGTCACGGTCATGACCCGCTTGGACGAGAACGAAGGGCGGATGTTGTCCAAAATGCGATTGGGCGACAGCGACAAACGGGTTCGTGAAGCTGCGGTCACTGTGATTGGTCAGTTGGGCGGCCCCGACGATGTGCCGGCGCTCATCGACCTGTTTTATGCCGAGCCCGACCTCCGCGCGCAGATCGTCAAGACACTGGGTCGGGTCGGCGACACTCACGCCGAGCAAGTACTCATTGGCGCGGCGAGCATTCGGTACGGCGGCAATCTGGGAAAAATCTACCGCGACGACAACAGCCTGCGCCTGGCTGCGCTCAAGGCCCTGTCCACCGTCGGAACGGAGACGGCACGGGCCGCTCTGCGGAAATTTGTGTTGTTCAACAGCAATCCACTCCTGCGGATCATGTTCGTTCCGTGGCGCTATCGTTCCGAAAACAAACAAATGCTCCAGCACGCACGGGATTCCATCCAGAAAATAGAGCGGCAGATAACAAAGAAAGCGGAGGATGAAGCGGCATGACCCGACTACGATGCGGAGCGTTGATCGTCGTTTTGCTTCTTGTGTTCGCGTGGTCCGCCTTAGCCGCGGACACGGATGCGTTGCTCGCTCAAGGCGAGGCCGCGTGGCTCCAACGCTCGGCCTCGGATGAGAACGTACGCCGGGCCATTGAGTTCTTTACCAAGGCGGGCGAGGCCGGTAGCGCGGAGGGGTACTACAAAGCGGCGCGCGGCTACTATTTTCTCGGTCGATTCACAGAAGGCAAGCAGCGCAAGGATGTGTTTCTGAAAGGCGCGACAGCCGCGAAACGTGGGTGGGAGATCGACCTCAATAGCGTCGGCAGCCATTACTGGTACGTAGCCAACCTCGCAAAGAGCCTTCAGGACAAGGGTGTCGTCGCAAAAATGAAACGCAAGAATGAAATCCTCCAGCATTTGAAAACCTGCCGAAAACTTGACGCGTCGTTCTATTATGGCGGCCCCGATCGTATCTTGGGGATGCTGGCCTACAAAAGTCCGGTGGGTTCGAATGAGGAAGCGATTAAGCGGTTGCGGGTTAGTTTAAAGCTCGCGCCGAACTATTCGCTAACCCTCGTAAGCCTGGGCGAGGTGCTGGTTGCTGAGAAACAATACGAGGAAGCGCGCGGTGTTTTGTTGCGCGTGTTGGCGCTGTCACCCGAACCGGGATTCGAGCGCGAGTTGGCGGCGGATAAAAAGCTGGCGAAAGGGCTTCTCGAAAAGATTCCCAATCCTTAAACTTTCAATATCATGATAGCGAACTACTGGCGGCGCGTTTTAGATTCCATTCTCGGCGTGTTGGTGCACGGCGTGTTGTGGTCCGTAATACGGCCGGTTATCGGCTGGCTGGGTTGGATCGCGCTGGCCGTGGCGCTCGGCTTGGCGACGGCCGCGTACGGCTGGTTCGCCGCCCGATTCCCGCGCACGGCCCGCGTGGCAGTCGCCCTCTACGCCTTGGTCGTCGGAATCATGGCTTTCGGGCAATGGGGATTCGCCGCGTTGCATTCGCCGTGGTGGGCGGTTCTCGGTGCGTTGGGTGTCGGATGGCTGGGCCTTCTGGCGCTGACGAGACACGATGTCGCGGCAACATTGGTCTCGTCGCTTGCGATGGCCGCTCTCGGTTTATGGGCGGCGAGGGCGGCGGAAACTTCCTTGGCGGCCGCGACGGCGGTCCTCGTACCCTCGGTGTTGGTGTGGCTTGCAGCGGGTTTTGCCCAACGCTTGCGGACGGTCGGCGCGCTGTTGTTCACCATCTTCTTGACGGTTTGGTTTTCCACGGCGGTAAACCACGTGTTCTTGCGCGGGCCGGATTACGACATCGAGCACTTGATCAATCGCGACGGCGTTACGCCGATACTCATTTGGCGGAACCGGCCGGCGTATTTGCGCGGCACGATCGGCACCGACGTGCGGTGGACGATGACGACCTTGGCCGACCGATTGGTATTCGGCGGCGACAATGGCGTGCATTTGCTTGAACCTTCCCGGCTAAGGGAAATACCCGTTGGCGCCGCGGGTGACAATCTTGCCGTCGACCCTGAACGGCGGCGCGCCTACCTGATCAATCGCGAGGGCACGGTTTTCGTCTTGGCGAACGAAGCGATGGCGATCACCGCGCAGGCGCAGTTGCCGGGTGAGGGCGGCACCGCCCGGGTGGCGGCCGAAGGTGTGTACGCCGCCACGCGAAGCGGACACGTCGCGTTCCTCGATCGGTACAACGCCAAGATTATCGATCAATGGGACGTGGGGCCGTGGCCGGATATCATTCCGGACGGACGCGGCGGGCTGTTCGTCGCCGCGGCGAATGGGGCGGTGCGTTTGTTACACACCAAAAACGACATAACCGGCACGCTGCCGTTTTGGGGCGTGCGGCATCATTTGGCGTTCGACAAAGAGGGAAGAAGGCTGTTCGCGACCAGCATTCTCGACACTCGGTTGCGCATCTTCGAAGCCGCGAATCTGCAAGACGCGAAAACGGTTGATATAGGCTTAGGCGGCTCTGCCGTGCATTGGGATGAACAGACGGGCAGTGTCGTTGTCGGGCGGTATTTCGCCGGGGAGTTGGTGGTTGTTGACGGTGACGGCGAGCGTGAAATCGGCCGTCTGCGGGTCGGGCGCCGTCTTACCTCGGTGGCCGCCAATGGACCCGGCCGGGTACTAGTCACGTCGGCGGGCGGCGTGTTCGTGATCGACCTCGCCGAAGCTTTTCCCGAACTGCGGGCGGCGTCCCAGGACGCGTCATAAAAAAGGCGGATCACGTAAACGTGACCCGTCGATTCTTTCAAGAAAATGGAAAAATACGGCGGAAGGGCGGACCAACCAGGTGCAACCTTTTGTTATGCAGGATATAGATGGGAGGGTCGGACTGAATAGGGCTTGGTAGGACGCATCCCTTCCACCGGTTTTATGTGGCGCGCTCCGCGCGATGGAGAATCGCGGATGTAGGACAACGAAGCGCGCCGTTTCCATCAAACCGCATCGGCGCTGCGCCGACACGATTTTTTTACTATATGAGAAAGAACTTACGCGATTATTTCGATTCGACGCCGTACAACTCGCACAACGTCGCCAATGATTTCTCGATATTGATCACGGCCTGATCGGGAGTCGTGTTCAAACGCTCTTCCACGTCAGGGGTGAGAAACTGATCTTGTATGCGTCCCAAAAGGGCATGCCCGGCCGGCGACAATTCGAGAATGACCTCACGCCGATTGTTCGGATTTTGCCGCCGGAGCATAAGCCCCTTTTTCACCAAGTTGTCGGCCAACCACGCTGCGGTGGAACTGGGCAGTAGCTGGTGTTTTTGGACACTGACCAAGCTGCAGCCGGGATTGACTTCCACTTGTAGAAGAAATTTCACTTCGCGCAGGCTGATCCCCGTGAGCCTCTTGACCTCGCGGGTTAGCTTTCTCTGTGCGAAATAGACGGCATCCAGATACTGCCGCACCTTGCCGAAGCGCAAGTAGTTTTGGAACGCTTGCTTTTTGATGTGGTCATCCGTAGTTGTCATCGTCCCCTCGTTCTTTCGACGATGTCCAGTCTCATGTTCGCCGAGATGGAACCTTTCAAACTTGGACATTCCTATTATGGAGATTCCGATCAGGCAGTCAAGTAAAAAATGACCCTCCCACACAAAAAAATACCGGGAAGTATGCCTTACCCTTACAACAAATGACGGACGATGGCAAGAGATTATCTTGTAAAAACAGTTGCGAAGGACGTTTTGAACCCCAAACTGGGGATCAGCAACCTCCAGCTCAGGTGAAGCCTCTTGGGGCTGCGGTAACCGGGCTCGAACCGGATTTGCCGCCTTTAGCGACGAAACCGCTGATTTTTTTCTGGGTTTGAGCCGACTCGCACTGCGGGCAAGGGGGAGTGCCGCTATCGCTTAGTCGGCGCAGCTTTTCGAACACGTGCCCACAATCATCGCACTGGAACTCATACATCGGCATCGGCGGTATCCTGTTCTTTTTCGCCAGTTACCTGGTTTTCTTGTGTTTGTTTCTTTTTTTGGTCTCCACCCGGGAGATCACAGGCGTTACGCACTCATGTCGAGATCCCCAGCCGGGGCAATATCCACCATTGCAGCGCGAAATACGCCCCAATGAGTAGCAAGAAGAAAAAGAGATCGTTCATCGTTGTGTATCCCCTAGGGCGTCAATGTTTTTAATGATGGTCGCAATTCTGCAAGCATGTCAACAAGGTCGAGAGTTCGTCGATGGCCAGCGAATAATAGCTATGGCCGTTTCGGCGGTCGGATTTCACGAGGCCCGAAAGGCGTAGGATCTTCAACTGCTGGCTCACGATCGCACTACCCACCTCGAGGTGTTGCGCGATATCGCCGACGCACATTTCATCTTCGTTTAGCAAGGACACGATGCGCAGCCGAACCGGATGCCCCAACGCTTTCAATGTTTCTGAACGTCGTTGTGCTGTTTCAAAGCTAATCACAATAACTCCCTAATTTTGAGCAACCGCCTATAGCAACAAGACTATATATCTATATCGTGTTATAAGTCAAGCGTTTTGTTTGATTAAACTACGGTTTTCGCCCACCGGCCTCGGCCGAACCACCAAGCCAACGCGACGCATTTCAAGACTGACGATCCGCTGATCGCCCACCACACGCCGGCAACGCCGAGATTCGTATGAAACGCCAGGACATACGCGACCGGATAACGCATCAGGGTTAGGGGAAGCTGAACGATCATCGGTGGCACGGTGTTGCCGGCCCCGGCAAAGCTGCCTTCCAGAACAATTTCCACGCCCATGAAGGGCTGGCTCAACGCGAGAATTGTCAGGTAGAGGGCCGCGGCCGATATCACGTTTCCGTCGCGGGAAAACACGGAGCCGAGCTGATCCGGGAACAAATAAAACACCAAACCGACCGCTGCGGTAAACGAGGCGACAATCCCCGCTGAGGTCCAGGCGGCCTTGGCGGCGCGTCGTGGTTGACCGGCACCGAGATTTTGCCCAACCAGGGTGCTGGCGGCGATCGAGAAGCCAAGGGCCGAGAGAAACGACATGCCTTCGTAAATGTGGCCGATTCGGAGCGCCGCGATATTGGGCGTGCCGAACGCCGAAGTGATGCGCGTCAGTGCGATATACACACCGGAAAAAAGAGAGCCGGTAAGCGCTTTGGGCGCGCCGATGCGCACGGTTGTCAGGATGTCGTTCACGTCCAACCCGAGTCGACCGTGCGTGCGTAGGCGGATGTGGCTGCGGGATGAAGTAAGGCGTCGAAACGCGAGCAGTATCCACAGCCCGCGGGCGATGATCGTGGCCCACGACGCCCCTGCGATACCCAATTCCGGAAAACCCGCCAGACCGAAAATCAGCAACGGGTCCAACACGGCGTTCAGCAATAAGCTCAGTAGCATGATCAGAAAGGGCGTTCGCGTATCACCGGACGCCGCGAAAATCGAGTTGAACATGAAGGCCAACGCGATCAGCGGCATGCCCATAATCAAGGGTGTCAGGTAGGCCAACCCTTGCTCGGTCACGCCCGGCGGTGTGTGCATCCACTGAAATAGGTAAGGAGCCGCGACATACAGCACGCCGCCCATGATCGCCGCCCACACGGTGGCGTAAATTACGCCGCGTAACGCCGTGCGGTCGGCCTCTTCCTCATTGTTTTCCCCGATGCGGCGCGCGATCTTGGCGCCGATACCGACGCTGGCCAGTTGCGAAAACGCGAAGGTCATCCAGAGGACGAAAGCGCCCGTGCTGATACCGCCGAGGGCATCGGGGCCGATCCGCCCCACGAAATACGTATCGATGTAATTGTAGAAGCCCTGCAGCAGCATCATCGATGCCGCGGGCCAGGCCAATCGAAAGATCGCGGGCAGCAGCGGCCCGCTGGTGGCGTTCGCGTTGCGGGGCATGGCATGAATATATACACAATCAAGCCGTTTGGGGACACGCCATCGGTACCGCGGCGGGACTTTTACCTACGCCGACGGCTCGCGACTTGACGAGGTTAGGACCGACCCCCATACTCGCGTCTTCTTGTTGGAGTACCCTCAATGCGCGATTTTTTCGTCCGTGTCGTGACCTCGCGTCCGCTTCTCTGGATTGGCGTCCTGGCTGTCGTGACGCTTGTCTTGGCGCCCTTTGTGCGCGATGTGCCCTTCGTTTTCGAAATCACGGAAATGTTCACGACCGACGACCCGGCCGTGGAGCCAACCGACCGCTTCCGCGAGCTTTTTGGCCGGGATGACAACATCGTCGTCGTGGCTTGGGCCGATCCGCAACTACTGACGCCCGAAGGCATGCGGCGCGTCGAGCGCTTGAGCAAAGCCATCGAAGAATTCCCCGGCACCGAAAACGTGATGTCGCTCACCACGGCCAAGGAGATTCGCGGTACGGAAGATGGCTTCGGCTTGGTGCCCCTGGTGGACATGAAGCGTCCGGAGAGCGTCGATTTCGACGCCCTGCGCAAGCACCTGACGACGGATCCGCTGTGGAGCCGCATCTTGATTTCTCTGTCGGGCGACGTGACGCAACTGGTCATCAGCCTGGAACACGAAATCAACAGCGACGACGGAAGAAAAGCCTTTTTCACCCGGCTGGACGACGCGCTGGAAAAAGAGGGCGGCGACTACCACATCGGCGGCGTGCCGGTCATCCGTTCCGGTTTCGTCCAGTATATGCAGCACGATCTCCGCGTCTTCATTCCGTGGACCATCGTGTTGTGCGGCTTCTTGACGTTCTTGCTCTACCGGCACGTTCGGCCCGTCGCCTTGATGTTCGTGGTGATCGCGCTGACCGTCATCTGGACCTTCGGCCTGATGGGCTTGTTCGGCGGCAGCATCAACATCATTACAATCGCCTTGCCGACCTTGCTGA
Above is a genomic segment from Candidatus Lernaella stagnicola containing:
- the pgsB gene encoding poly-gamma-glutamate synthase PgsB, encoding MTAFEVLSAITGGFLSLGILERFSHYRWLSRIPKRIHVAGTRGKSSVTRLLAAGLREAGTITAAKTTGTLARMILPDGEEIPVFRPSGPNIIEQKRIIAAAAEMGCEALVIECMALQPELHWISENKLVRATHAVITNCRADHLDVMGPTEADVARTLAGILPAGGVAFTAEQRHYDILEMAARDRGTELIATTRQDVAAVTQAELDRFLYTEHAENVALCLKVLEHFGVDRDTAMRGMWKAQPDPGAMSVYVVDFFGRQIYFANGFAANDPESTERVWNMARARHPDLDRVIAVFNMRADRPSRTAQMVQDATFWHDADSVLLMGTGAYHFASLASKRNIGPRRFVFVDQMGVDEVFESIVEVCGRSALVIGMGNIGGPGLPLVRYFKNRAVLGGAA
- the pgsC gene encoding poly-gamma-glutamate biosynthesis protein PgsC, which translates into the protein MTELLSLSVGIGLVVGMLFTELFGIASGGLIVPGYVALYLNSPWDVAITVAVALATFGIVRALTSFMIIYGRRRSALMILIGYLLGMAVRQWLQLPMEEFTVIGFVIPGLIAIWMDRQGVLQTMASMLIVASCVRLILILTAGPELLT
- a CDS encoding HEAT repeat domain-containing protein, which codes for MAGETLDLRRVINSVATASEPSKQAEILNNALSQISIRQATDYWLDISRRAVDDLSFAKAFLVFLDLPLLEKAFGKKAISQLHFTLRASDKYKELLKVHEQIEQLDAKLVRTLKAKAAMMLQLIFLVRGQAKEEGLPEMRITAPQLVLRILESPTLPERKMRFDLNDYGRAYWNMLIEQLKEADFQTRDEVVYEMLLTESLIDQYQKGTILTSSGAGGAGEARLSDAVMVRMGTNIIKRLNLLLRTTQMYQSADHPSVSAALQAMLGTIEDAMQGRDGLTLSRVGGDILIEDVKIKRKEKFILDFTQALEERNVNSLTLKLGISLEEVRALLMVFAQTDAQIKKAGGVKRILESKGVGHVIVDQFTYGILGEDEEEEAENIASEEKMLVNVVFGKVLDKLAEGSIQQLSPTELGAMIKNLISAALRQDKGVKRTLAQMIMALDPKLAEVAVFSKEGVRDEINWSSARKMIDHLVNILGKGAAETRINTVSDLEKMAELAISRNKETSLMQIVDCLVERLRKGEREIEVITRLFEALAMISRFMVLSKKYPPVIKVLRSVNNMVNYYENLPAEKRDDFARAVSELSATMKTAISTEEVVQALIRELDGDSMSVVDNAMKILETLATESVVEGLLDAFTHPSRSLRNRAFQILTAMGEKSLLVCAMKLKKLGEIEEFARDTNGKLTDDGFFVARNAMDLIAKIGSKRDVDLIRRISDDNDGRLRAESVTVMTRLDENEGRMLSKMRLGDSDKRVREAAVTVIGQLGGPDDVPALIDLFYAEPDLRAQIVKTLGRVGDTHAEQVLIGAASIRYGGNLGKIYRDDNSLRLAALKALSTVGTETARAALRKFVLFNSNPLLRIMFVPWRYRSENKQMLQHARDSIQKIERQITKKAEDEAA
- a CDS encoding metalloregulator ArsR/SmtB family transcription factor codes for the protein MISFETAQRRSETLKALGHPVRLRIVSLLNEDEMCVGDIAQHLEVGSAIVSQQLKILRLSGLVKSDRRNGHSYYSLAIDELSTLLTCLQNCDHH
- the pgsW gene encoding poly-gamma-glutamate system protein; the protein is MKRLYWRPQRVSVRALFLIAVVALAGLLLVEKNRIQQEQPFFKEKVQAARIAMDSFKALKIEAKRRGVQLDPDADPTDSYLIGQLLSSVTTNPGHLPAKQTTINPNFAALIVHFLRRGDVESGDLVAVGMSGSYPALNLCVHAALQAIDLEAIIISSTGSSQWGANNPKFLWPDMEKYLFKEGVFKYRSAAISRGGLEDRGLGLSKAGRRVVDRAIDRSGLYPIRTDSYQESVSERMDIYREWAAGREIKAYINVGGGTASVGARLGRKLFHAGLNRTAPSGVSRVDSVMGNFILKGVPVVHLLNIERLATRYGLPLTPKEIPPVGQGKIFVREVHNTKLAIGFLALIVLMLFAFVRLDWGYRIFNAGRKEKADVRPEKMV
- a CDS encoding MATE family efflux transporter, coding for MPRNANATSGPLLPAIFRLAWPAASMMLLQGFYNYIDTYFVGRIGPDALGGISTGAFVLWMTFAFSQLASVGIGAKIARRIGENNEEEADRTALRGVIYATVWAAIMGGVLYVAAPYLFQWMHTPPGVTEQGLAYLTPLIMGMPLIALAFMFNSIFAASGDTRTPFLIMLLSLLLNAVLDPLLIFGLAGFPELGIAGASWATIIARGLWILLAFRRLTSSRSHIRLRTHGRLGLDVNDILTTVRIGAPKALTGSLFSGVYIALTRITSAFGTPNIAALRIGHIYEGMSFLSALGFSIAASTLVGQNLGAGQPRRAAKAAWTSAGIVASFTAAVGLVFYLFPDQLGSVFSRDGNVISAAALYLTILALSQPFMGVEIVLEGSFAGAGNTVPPMIVQLPLTLMRYPVAYVLAFHTNLGVAGVWWAISGSSVLKCVALAWWFGRGRWAKTVV
- a CDS encoding MarR family transcriptional regulator, with the translated sequence MTTTDDHIKKQAFQNYLRFGKVRQYLDAVYFAQRKLTREVKRLTGISLREVKFLLQVEVNPGCSLVSVQKHQLLPSSTAAWLADNLVKKGLMLRRQNPNNRREVILELSPAGHALLGRIQDQFLTPDVEERLNTTPDQAVINIEKSLATLCELYGVESK